One Paenibacillus sp. SYP-B4298 genomic window, ATGCGTGGCGACGCAGCCGGAACAGCGGGCTGAGCATGACGGAAGTGTTAACGGACGACATAGAATGGAACGGTGAGCGATGACAGAAGTATTGGTAACCGGAGCGACCGGATTCTTGGGCGGGTATGTCGCCCGCAGGCTGGCGAAGTTGGGTTGGCGCGTCACAGGGATGGGACGGAGCTTGTCCGCAGGCCGCGACCTGGCTGAAGCGGGCATTGCCTTCGTCCCTGGCGATCTGCGTGATGCTGATGCTGTACACGCGGCGTGTAAAGGGCAGCGCTATGTCCTGCATTGCGGTGCACGATCCGCGCCATGGGGGGCGTATCGTGAATTTTACGGGTGCAATGTGGACGGGACACGCCATGTTGTAGATGGCTGCCACAGGCAGGGTGTCGAACGGATGGTGCATATCTCGACACCTAGCGTATATTTTGATTACCGTCCCCGCCTCGGCATTCGTGAATCGGACTCGCTGCCGCGCCGCCCTGTGAATCATTACGCGGCGACGAAGCTGCTGTCCGAGCAGTTGGCGCTGCAGGCACATGGCGAGAGACTGCAGACGGTTGTCCTCCGTCCGCGCGCGATCTTCGGGCCGGGCGACCAGACCTTGTTCCCGCGGCTGCTGAAGGTGAATAACGGCAGAGGCATTCCGCTGCTCAACAAGGGAGAGGCGTGGATTGACCCGACCTATGTCGGCAATGTGGCGGATGTGATGCTGCTCTGCTGCGATGCTCCGGCTGCAGCGATGGGGCAGGTCTATCACATCTCGGGCGGGCAGCCGATGCTGTTCCGTGAGCTGCTGTCCGCATTGTTTGAACGGCTGGACATCCCGCTTCGCACTCGCTCCGTATCGTGGGAGGCTGTATATGCGGCAGCAGGGCTTCTGGAGCTGGCGCATCGGCTGATCCCGATGCTGGGCGAGCCGCTGTTAACCCGCTTCACAGCCGGTTCGGTCGCCGTCTCGCAGACGCTGG contains:
- a CDS encoding NAD-dependent epimerase/dehydratase family protein — encoded protein: MTEVLVTGATGFLGGYVARRLAKLGWRVTGMGRSLSAGRDLAEAGIAFVPGDLRDADAVHAACKGQRYVLHCGARSAPWGAYREFYGCNVDGTRHVVDGCHRQGVERMVHISTPSVYFDYRPRLGIRESDSLPRRPVNHYAATKLLSEQLALQAHGERLQTVVLRPRAIFGPGDQTLFPRLLKVNNGRGIPLLNKGEAWIDPTYVGNVADVMLLCCDAPAAAMGQVYHISGGQPMLFRELLSALFERLDIPLRTRSVSWEAVYAAAGLLELAHRLIPMLGEPLLTRFTAGSVAVSQTLDSSRAREQLGYEPQVSTLEGLERFARWWREQR